GCGATCACGGCGGGCAGCCGGGGCATCCGCAACGTCGACCGCATCACCAGGGCCATCGCCGACTTTGTGAAAACGCGCGGGGCGTTCCCGTTCATCGTGCCCGCCATGGGCAGCCACGGCGGCGCCACCGCCGAAGGCCAGGTGGAAGTCCTGGCCGGGTACGGCATCACCGAGGAGGCCATGGGCTGCCCCATCCTCTCCTCCATGGACGTGGTGAAACTCGGCGACTCGGCACTGGGAAGGCCCGTGGTCATCGACAAGCACGCAGCTGAAGCGGACGGCATCATCGTTTCCTGCCGCCTCAAGCCGCACAACGCCTTTCGCGGGCCCTACGAGAGCGGCCCCTGCAAGATGATGGCCATCGGGCTGGGCAAACAGGCCGGGGCGGAACAGGTGCACGGCGACGGCATGGACTGCATCGGGCGGAACATCCCGACCATGGCCAAGGTGATCCTTGACAAGGCCCCCATCCTGTTCGCGCTGCCCTGCATCGAAAACGCCTACGACGAGACCTGCCTGATCGAAGCCATCCCGGCGGAAACCATCCTGGAACGGGAGCCGGAACTGCTCACATACGCCTTTGCAAACATGCCGCGCCTGATCGTCGGCGAATGCGACGTGCTGGCCGTGCATGAAATCGGCAAAAACTACAGCGGCACGGGCGTTGACCCCAATATAACCGGGACGTTTTCAACCCCCTACGCCTCCGGCGGGATCACCGTGCAGCGGACGTGCTTTTTCAACCTCAGCCCGGAGTCTCACGGCAACGCCCTGGGCATCGGCCTGGCGGACGCCATCACGCGCAAGATCTTCGACGCGATAGACGCGGAAAGCATGTACCCGAACTGCATAACAAGCACGGTTCTGGCGTCGGCCAGGATACCCTGCGTCGTCGCCAGCGACAAGGAAGCGCTCCAGCTGTGCATCCGGACCTGCACGGGAATCGACAAAACCCGCGCGCGCCTGGTCTACATCGCCAACAGCCTGCATGTGGACAAGGTCATGCTCTCCGAAGCGTATTACCGTGACGTGGCCGCCGGAAAATATCCCGGATTGGAGGCGCTCGACGCGCCCGTGGATCTGGCGTTCGACGGGGAAGGCAACCGGCCGTCCCGGCTCAAGGCGCTCTGACCACCGGCGAGGCGGCCAGCGGACGGAAGGGCCGCGCGTATTACCCCGCGAGCTCCCGCAGCAATGCGATTTCCCGCCCGTAACCGTCCGGTTCATTATGGGTTTCGAGGTAAAACGGCAGGTCTTTCAAGGCCGGGTGGGTGACGATGCGGCGAAAGCCCTCAAGCCCGATATGGCCTTCGCCGATGTTCGCATGCCGGTCCTTGCCGCTTGCCAGGGGAAACTTGGAATCGTTGCAGTGGACCGCCCGCAGGCGGCCAAGCCCTATGGCCGCGTCAAAATCCCGCAGAACGCCGTCAAGGTCGTTCACGATGTCGTACCCGGCCGCGAAGACGTGGCAGGTATCCAAACAGACGCCGAGCCGGTCCGGGAATGCCACACCGTCGATGATCGCCCTAAGCGTTGCGAACCTGCCGCCCACCTCACTCCCGCCCCCGGCCATCGTTTCCAGCAGCACAAGAGTTTTCTGGCCGGGCCGCATCACGGCGTTCAGGGCGTCCGCAACGTTCGCGGCGGCGGCCGGGGAATCCGGTTTCGGGTGCCGTCCGGGGTGGATGTTGTAATACGCCCCCGGGGTCTGCTCCAACCGTTCGATATCGTCCGCCATGAATTCCCTGGCGAAATCCCTGGGCCGCCCGTCCGCGGCTGCCGGGTTCAGGGTGTAAGCGGAATGGCCCATGATGGGGCCGAGGCCGTGTTTTTTTGCCAGATCATTAAACGCCGCGACGTCCGCCGGGTCCAGGGCCTTGGCCTTGGCGCCGCGCGGGTTGCGCGTGAAAAACTGGAACGTGCTTGCCCCGATGCGGAGCGCCTCCTTCCCCATTGCCAGGTAGCCCTTGGTCGTGGACAAATGGCAGCCGATGTTCAGCATGATGCGCCTTTATGCGGGACCGCAAGGCCGTGTCAGGAAGAAGCTTCCCGCATCCGGCGCGACACGACGTCCCAGTTGATGACGTTGAAGAACGCGTCCACATAGTCCGCCTTCTTGTTTTTGTACTGAAGATAATAGGCGTGCTCCCACATGTCCACCGGCAGGAGCAGCGCAGGGTTCCTCTTGGGCAGGTCCTGGTTCGGGGAAATGGCGATATCCAGTTTGCCGCCGCTGTGGACGAGCCAGGCCCAGCCTGATCCAAAAACCTTGGCGGTCGCCGCTTCGCGCAGTTCTTCCAGCATTTTTTCAATGCTGCCGAAACGCTTCTCCACGGTTTTTTTCAACTCGCTGGGCGGATCACCGGGCTTCGGGGTCATGGATTCGAAATACAGATTGTGGTTGTAAAACCCACCGCCGTTGTTTCTGATCGCATCACGTTTGGCGTCCGGGGCCTTTTCGAGATTTTCCAGAATTTTCCGGGCATCCATGCCGGAAAAGGCGGGGACGTCCTTTACCAGATCATTGAACTTCTCCATGTACGTCTTGTGGTGAGCGTCATAATGAACCTTGATGACGTCCGCCCCCAAATGCGGCTCGAGCGCGTCATACCCGTAGGGCAACTGTATCCGTGCAAACATGCTGTTACCTCCGTCTGTTTTCCGCCATGATCGGCGAAAGGCGATGGTACGGCAGGTTCCGCCGCTGAAAACATGATAATCAGGAAAAAACAGCGCGCGGGCCGCGAGGCCGGAACCTCCGCGCCCTTACTGCCTCTCGATGACCAGCCGCAGCCTTGTGTGCTGCGGCAGGTCGCTTCCCCTGGAAACCGGCTTGCCGTCCAGCGTGATTTCCCGCGTCGCGGTGTGGGAGTTCAGCCAGACAAGTTCCGGGAACAGCTGGTCGATGCCTTCCATGTGGATCAGGCCGTCCTTGACGTAGCAGATGCGGCCCTTATCCTCCGGAATCCCGGCGCCGAAGGCCGGAAAGGTGATGGCGTCGAGCACCAGGACATAGTTTTCATCCACGTGATAGTATTCGTTCCAGGGGATGTTATCCCAGGAATGGATCCAGCCGAAAAAGAGCTTGCTGCCCGGCTCGGCCGGGGCTTCGGCGTACACCGCGCCGGTTTTCCAGTCATAAATGCGCAGCACCGCCGTAGCGCCTGCATCCCCCGCAGTCCGCCCGGCGCACCCCCACGCCAGGCCGCAGAGCAGCGCCAAGAAAAACGCGGTGAAAAGAGCCCGGAAACAGCGCCCTTGCCGCGCGCGCTCCGGCTGCACGGATATGGTTTGCTCTTGCCTGCGCATGGAGCCCTCCACAGTATCAAACGTTATGCCACAATGGTTTTATGGATTCCGTGCTTGCGCATTTTCCGGGAAAGCGTTCCCCTGTCCATGCCGAGCGCCTCGGCGGCCTTTTTCTGGTTCCCCCGGCAGTTGCCGAGCGTTTCAAGAATGCGCCGCCGCTCCTCGTCACGGGGGGCGGCCGCCTGCCGCCGCGCCGGACCGGACGCGGGCTGCGCCTGGCCGGGCGCGAGCCGCGCCACGCGGTTGCGGGTAAGAACCGCCGCGACATCCTCCTCGCCCAATAAAAACGACTGCGAGGAAAGGCACAGCCGCTCGACCACGTTTTGCAACTCCCGCACGTTGCCGGGCCAGGCATGCTCCGTCAGCCGGGCAATGGCGGCGTCGGAGAACCGGGGCTCCTTGTTGTACTTGTGCCGGCACTGGGCCGCGAAAAACCGTGTCAGCACCGGAATGTCGTCCTCCCGCTCCCGGAGCGGCGGCACATGAAGGGTCAGCAGGTTGATCCGGTAGTACAGGTCGCTGCGGAAATCCCCGGTCTGGACCATTTCCTCCAGGTCCCGGTTGGACGCCACCAGGACCCTGACGTCCAGGGGCACATAGCTCCCGCCGCCCAGCCGCATGATGCACCGCTCCTGCAGGATGCGGAGCAGCCGCGTCTGCCCGTAGTTGTCCATTTCGGAAATTTCATCCAGGAAGATGGTCCCTCCCTGGGCCAGCTCGAAAAACCCCGGTTTTCCCTTGCGCGAGGCCCCGGTGAACGCGCCCTCCTCGTAGCCGAACAGCTCGGATTCCAGGAGCGAGGGCGGCAGGGCCGCGCAGTTGACGGCCACGAACGGCCCCTGGCGGCACGGGCTGGCATTGTGGATCGACTGCGCGAAAAGCTCTTTGCCCGTTCCGGTCTCTCCGGTTATCAGGACCGTGCTCATGGTGGCCGCGTATTGCTCGGCGACGCGGCGGCACTCCTCTATCTGGGGCGACGCCCCCTGGATGTGGCGGAAGGTGTAGGAAGCCACCAGCCCCTTGGTGAACAGCTCTTTCCGGATCGTGTTCTCCATGTCGCTGATATACTGCGCCTCATGCAACGTCACCACCGCGCCCGCCACGTCCTTGCCCACCCTGATGGGCCTGGCGCTGGCCATGAACGAATCCTTGCCCCGGGAGAGCAGCACGTCGCTGATGGTTTCCCCCAATTCCAGACAGGGCGCCAGCTCAAAGCGCGGCAGCACCTCGTGCAGGTGCCGCCCGGCGACCGCCCCCCCCAGGCGGAGGATCCGGCACGCGGCGGGGTTGGCAAGCTGGATATGCCCGCCCTCATCCAGGGTGACGACCCCCTCCCGCGACAGCTCGATCACAACCTCCAGCCGTTTGGCTCTTTCCTTCTCGATACGGCGGGCGTAGGCGACCTTCAACGCCTCTTCCAGGGCGATCCGCAACGAGATGTCCCCGGAGGTGAGGAGAACGGCGGGCAGGTTGTATTTGGCGGCAAGATGCACGCTTGCCCCGCCGAGCAACACGTCCGGACCGTCGGAAACGACCTGGTGCACGACCTCCTCGATCCAGGCCATGGTATCGGCCGCCGGGTAAAACCGCAGGTCCACATTCAGGAACGGCGCGAGAGCCCGGATATCCTCCCGGACGCCGTGAAACGGGATCAGCGCGATGCGGGGTGATTCAAGTTTAGTGATGCGTTTGCACTCGTGAATGGCCTGCGCGATATCCTGGGCGGAGATGGCGATTTCAACGAGCGGGGCGGCGACGTCCCCGGCAGCGAGGATGCGCCCGGCGGCGCCGCCGCGGGAGACGAGCACATCCACCTCCGCCGCTTCCAGTTCTTTTGCCACGGCAACCGCGTCTTCAAGGTCCGCGGAACGGAGCATGACCATGTCCGCTATGCCCATCTGGGCGATGATGGCCTGGGTCGAATCGTATATCTGCTGGGTGGGGGCGATGACGCCTATTTTCGACATACCGGCCTCGTCTCGGTGATACGCTGGGAAATACTCCGGGGGATGCCATGGGGCGCGGCGCGCGCCCATTCCCGGAAGGCGCGAAAACAGCGCGGAAACGGAGTGAAGATGACCACACTCCGCCGCGCCCGTCAATATTTTTGCCGCACATGCGGCGGATTTTCCCGCCGCATGTGCGGCAAAAAGACCGCTTCCGTTTCAGTATCTGGTCACTTAGCGCAGTAAAACCGGATCTTCTCCATGACCGCCCGTTCGTCGATGGGCTTGGCGAGGTGGTCGTTCATGCCGCACTCGATGCAGCGTTCCACGTCTTCGCGGAACACGTCCGCCGTCATGGCTATAATGGGGATGTTGCGGGCTTTTTCCATGTCCAGGGCGCGGATGGCCTGGGTCGCGTCAAACCCGTCCATCTCCGGCATCCGCACGTCCATGATGATGCAATCGTACCGGTCCGGGTCGGCGTAAAATTTTTCCACGGCCTCAAGGCCGTTTTCCGCCGTGTCGATGGTCACGTTCGTCTTTTCAAGAAGCGAGGCAAAGATATCCCGGTTGATGGCAACGTCCTCGGCCAGCAAAAGCGTCACGCGGGAAAAATCGGGAACCGCGTCATCCGGTTCCAGAACCGCCGCCCCGGCGTCCACGCCGCCGGTCATTTCACGGAGGGCCGCAACGATGGCCGACGGGAACAACGGCCGTGTAACAAAACGGTGGATGCCCGCGCCGCGGGCCTGGTCATCCACTCTGCTCCATTGAAGGAAAGACGCCACAAGCACAATGCCGCGCGCGCCGCCCGACGCGGTAACGGTCGCCGCCAGGTCCACGGCGGTCATGTCCGGTAGGCCGTACACGGAAAAAACCGCGTCATAGGGTTCGCCCGCGGCAGCCGCCGCCGTGGCAAGAGCGGCCGCCGCCGCGCCGTTTCCGGCCTCGTCCACCCGGTTGCTCCCCTGTTTCCGCAAGAACGCAAAGGCTTTCCGGGCTTCCGCGTCCGCGTCGGCAACGAGGACTTTGGCGCCGGAAACCCCCGCCCCCTGTATGGGTGCGTCAGGCTGCTCCGGCGCGCGGGCGAGCGTAACGGCGACGGTAAAGGTTGACCCCTCGCCGGGAGCCGTCGTCACGTCGATGCTGCCGTTCATCCGCTCAACGATGTTCTTGGAGATGGTCAACCCAAGCCCGGTACCGCCGAACCGGCGGGGAATGCTGGCATCCGCCTGCCCGAACGCGGTAAAAAGTTTGTCTACCTGCCCGGCTTCCATCCCGATCCCGGTATCGCTGACCCGGAACCGCAAACGGCTGCCGGCCTCGTTCCCGCCGTCCTCGTCCACGGCAAGGGTGATGGCGCCGCCTTTGGGGGTAAACTTGACGGCGTTGGACAGCAGATTGGTGATAACCTGCGACAGGCGCAACTCGTCA
The DNA window shown above is from uncultured delta proteobacterium and carries:
- a CDS encoding conserved hypothetical protein (Evidence 4 : Homologs of previously reported genes of unknown function), with product MKFAHGGNVSRLLKDVPIPKMFRAAQVFPRPVIQPEDIADAVFRELSRPDIARRIKPGTRIAITAGSRGIRNVDRITRAIADFVKTRGAFPFIVPAMGSHGGATAEGQVEVLAGYGITEEAMGCPILSSMDVVKLGDSALGRPVVIDKHAAEADGIIVSCRLKPHNAFRGPYESGPCKMMAIGLGKQAGAEQVHGDGMDCIGRNIPTMAKVILDKAPILFALPCIENAYDETCLIEAIPAETILEREPELLTYAFANMPRLIVGECDVLAVHEIGKNYSGTGVDPNITGTFSTPYASGGITVQRTCFFNLSPESHGNALGIGLADAITRKIFDAIDAESMYPNCITSTVLASARIPCVVASDKEALQLCIRTCTGIDKTRARLVYIANSLHVDKVMLSEAYYRDVAAGKYPGLEALDAPVDLAFDGEGNRPSRLKAL
- the nfo gene encoding putative endonuclease 4 (Evidence 3 : Function proposed based on presence of conserved amino acid motif, structural feature or limited homology), yielding MLNIGCHLSTTKGYLAMGKEALRIGASTFQFFTRNPRGAKAKALDPADVAAFNDLAKKHGLGPIMGHSAYTLNPAAADGRPRDFAREFMADDIERLEQTPGAYYNIHPGRHPKPDSPAAAANVADALNAVMRPGQKTLVLLETMAGGGSEVGGRFATLRAIIDGVAFPDRLGVCLDTCHVFAAGYDIVNDLDGVLRDFDAAIGLGRLRAVHCNDSKFPLASGKDRHANIGEGHIGLEGFRRIVTHPALKDLPFYLETHNEPDGYGREIALLRELAG
- the sodA gene encoding Superoxide dismutase (Mn), whose protein sequence is MFARIQLPYGYDALEPHLGADVIKVHYDAHHKTYMEKFNDLVKDVPAFSGMDARKILENLEKAPDAKRDAIRNNGGGFYNHNLYFESMTPKPGDPPSELKKTVEKRFGSIEKMLEELREAATAKVFGSGWAWLVHSGGKLDIAISPNQDLPKRNPALLLPVDMWEHAYYLQYKNKKADYVDAFFNVINWDVVSRRMREASS
- a CDS encoding exported hypothetical protein (Evidence 5 : No homology to any previously reported sequences), yielding MRRQEQTISVQPERARQGRCFRALFTAFFLALLCGLAWGCAGRTAGDAGATAVLRIYDWKTGAVYAEAPAEPGSKLFFGWIHSWDNIPWNEYYHVDENYVLVLDAITFPAFGAGIPEDKGRICYVKDGLIHMEGIDQLFPELVWLNSHTATREITLDGKPVSRGSDLPQHTRLRLVIERQ
- a CDS encoding Proprionate catabolism activator, Fis family, whose translation is MSKIGVIAPTQQIYDSTQAIIAQMGIADMVMLRSADLEDAVAVAKELEAAEVDVLVSRGGAAGRILAAGDVAAPLVEIAISAQDIAQAIHECKRITKLESPRIALIPFHGVREDIRALAPFLNVDLRFYPAADTMAWIEEVVHQVVSDGPDVLLGGASVHLAAKYNLPAVLLTSGDISLRIALEEALKVAYARRIEKERAKRLEVVIELSREGVVTLDEGGHIQLANPAACRILRLGGAVAGRHLHEVLPRFELAPCLELGETISDVLLSRGKDSFMASARPIRVGKDVAGAVVTLHEAQYISDMENTIRKELFTKGLVASYTFRHIQGASPQIEECRRVAEQYAATMSTVLITGETGTGKELFAQSIHNASPCRQGPFVAVNCAALPPSLLESELFGYEEGAFTGASRKGKPGFFELAQGGTIFLDEISEMDNYGQTRLLRILQERCIMRLGGGSYVPLDVRVLVASNRDLEEMVQTGDFRSDLYYRINLLTLHVPPLREREDDIPVLTRFFAAQCRHKYNKEPRFSDAAIARLTEHAWPGNVRELQNVVERLCLSSQSFLLGEEDVAAVLTRNRVARLAPGQAQPASGPARRQAAAPRDEERRRILETLGNCRGNQKKAAEALGMDRGTLSRKMRKHGIHKTIVA
- a CDS encoding Multi-sensor hybrid histidine kinase produces the protein MDILVKDDALHNFTTIWEHVECGIVIVDAATRDILAVNPVAARMFGDDAAKMLGRRCHNCFCPAQESACPILDKGQTVDRSERVFVKADGKRTPIIKSVAKIQYQGRPALLESFTDISTLKEAEEKLMQLHVAQEASRAKSTFLSRMSHEMRTPMNAIIGMTKIAEHTADIDKLKYCLATINVSATHLLGLINDVLDMAKIEAGKFELDCVPFNLEDMLKKLCNIVAEQMEEKDITFRVSFGDGMRALYAGDELRLSQVITNLLSNAVKFTPKGGAITLAVDEDGGNEAGSRLRFRVSDTGIGMEAGQVDKLFTAFGQADASIPRRFGGTGLGLTISKNIVERMNGSIDVTTAPGEGSTFTVAVTLARAPEQPDAPIQGAGVSGAKVLVADADAEARKAFAFLRKQGSNRVDEAGNGAAAAALATAAAAAGEPYDAVFSVYGLPDMTAVDLAATVTASGGARGIVLVASFLQWSRVDDQARGAGIHRFVTRPLFPSAIVAALREMTGGVDAGAAVLEPDDAVPDFSRVTLLLAEDVAINRDIFASLLEKTNVTIDTAENGLEAVEKFYADPDRYDCIIMDVRMPEMDGFDATQAIRALDMEKARNIPIIAMTADVFREDVERCIECGMNDHLAKPIDERAVMEKIRFYCAK